The following coding sequences lie in one Saccharopolyspora hordei genomic window:
- a CDS encoding alpha-ketoglutarate-dependent dioxygenase AlkB has protein sequence MDALIPRARAEIAPGAVHVPDWLGLAEQRDLVRACREWARAGMRSPTLPGGGVMSVRTVCLGWQWIPYRYSRTREDGSPVPPVPDWLADLGRRALADAYQQPADDYAPDVALVNYYDDTAKMGMHQDKDERSREPVVSLSLGDECTFRFGNPDSRGKPYRDITLCSGDLFVFGGPSRLAHHGVLRTRPGTAPDTGLRAGRLNITLRVSGLGRGSSAP, from the coding sequence GTGGATGCGCTGATCCCGCGCGCCCGAGCGGAGATCGCCCCGGGCGCGGTGCACGTGCCGGACTGGTTGGGCCTGGCCGAGCAGCGAGACCTGGTGCGGGCCTGCCGGGAGTGGGCGCGGGCCGGGATGCGCTCGCCGACGCTGCCGGGCGGGGGTGTGATGTCGGTCCGCACGGTGTGCCTGGGCTGGCAGTGGATCCCCTACCGCTACTCCCGGACGCGGGAGGACGGTTCGCCGGTGCCGCCCGTCCCGGACTGGCTGGCCGACCTCGGCCGCCGGGCCCTGGCGGACGCCTACCAGCAGCCCGCGGACGACTACGCGCCGGACGTGGCGTTGGTCAACTACTACGACGACACCGCCAAGATGGGCATGCACCAGGACAAGGACGAGCGCAGCCGGGAACCGGTGGTGTCGCTGAGCTTGGGCGACGAGTGCACGTTCCGCTTCGGCAACCCGGATTCGCGGGGCAAGCCCTACCGGGACATCACCCTGTGCTCGGGCGACCTGTTCGTCTTCGGGGGGCCGAGCCGGCTCGCCCACCACGGGGTGCTGCGGACGAGGCCGGGAACGGCCCCGGACACCGGCCTGCGGGCGGGCCGGCTCAACATCACCCTCAGGGTCTCGGGGCTGGGGCGCGGGAGCTCGGCGCCGTGA
- a CDS encoding glycoside hydrolase family 3 C-terminal domain-containing protein gives MDEERLRSLLAELSTAEKARLLTGADFWTLHPAPGIGLRSLVLSDGPNGVRGTTWDERDTALLLPVASALGATWDRAAARTAGELFGDEARRRGVHVVLAPTVNVHRSPFGGRNFENFSEDPLLIGEIGAEVVAGVQSRGVGATPKHFVANDTETERFTYDAVVDERTLREVYLAPFQRIVSKAHPWLVMAAYNSVNGQTMTENARLVNEVLKGEWDWDGVVVSDWFATRSLRESALGGLDLAMPGPESPWSDDELAEAVERGEVPVEVLDDKVLRLLRLASRVGGFDDTEPVGGPPPEQARPVVRDLATRGFVLLRNETVDEAPVLPIDPAVSTVAVIGENATIPAVQGGGSSHVSPPHVVTPLDGLRAALPDAEVVYRRGVRHRRLLDLIAPEEAFDPDGEGTGVRVDFLDGDGAVLGSELRGTDRLLWSSGLPHGAARVRLRVHLRAEVGEHVFGVNGTGHFRAEIAGRDVLEADVARTEEITDPMGDMLEPPEQRFNVVLVESDLDDSGRASLTVEYTPRSTEGLVAVGLGHRAQEWDDASELAAAVDAAREADVAVVVVGTNDEVETEGRDRTSLDLPGAQDALVREVLAVNPRTVVVVNAGAPVLMPWSDTAPAVLWTWFGSQEYGDALADVLLGRAEPGGRLPTTFPAALADVPVPLPAVQPVDGELRYEEGTSVGYRAYRDRGVTPAFCFGHGLGYTTWEYLAAEVDGDVVRVALRNTGERAGREVVQVYAADPVRLAGFAVVEAEAGAEVSVDVEVEPGTGELRVGRSVEDLRLVVPR, from the coding sequence GTGGACGAGGAGCGGCTGCGGTCACTGCTGGCGGAACTGAGCACCGCGGAGAAGGCTCGGCTGCTGACCGGCGCCGACTTCTGGACGTTGCACCCCGCACCGGGGATCGGGCTGCGTTCGCTGGTGCTCTCCGACGGGCCCAACGGCGTGCGCGGCACGACCTGGGACGAGCGCGACACCGCGCTGCTGCTGCCGGTGGCCTCCGCACTGGGGGCGACCTGGGACCGGGCGGCGGCGCGGACGGCGGGGGAGCTGTTCGGCGACGAGGCGCGGCGCCGGGGCGTGCACGTGGTGCTGGCGCCGACGGTCAACGTGCACCGGAGTCCGTTCGGCGGCAGGAACTTCGAGAACTTCTCCGAGGACCCGCTGCTCATCGGCGAGATCGGCGCGGAGGTCGTCGCGGGCGTCCAGTCGCGCGGGGTGGGGGCGACACCGAAGCACTTCGTCGCCAACGACACCGAGACCGAGCGGTTCACCTACGACGCGGTGGTCGACGAGCGCACCCTGCGCGAGGTCTACCTGGCGCCGTTCCAGCGGATCGTGTCCAAGGCGCACCCGTGGCTGGTGATGGCCGCCTACAACTCGGTCAACGGCCAGACGATGACCGAGAACGCGCGGCTGGTCAACGAGGTGCTCAAGGGCGAGTGGGACTGGGACGGCGTGGTGGTGTCGGACTGGTTCGCCACCCGCTCGCTGCGCGAGTCCGCGCTGGGCGGGTTGGACCTGGCCATGCCGGGGCCGGAGAGCCCGTGGTCGGACGACGAGCTCGCCGAGGCCGTGGAGCGGGGCGAGGTCCCGGTCGAGGTGCTCGACGACAAGGTGCTGCGGCTGCTGCGCTTGGCCTCCCGCGTCGGCGGTTTCGACGACACCGAACCCGTCGGTGGTCCGCCGCCGGAGCAGGCCCGGCCGGTCGTCCGCGACCTCGCCACCCGCGGGTTCGTGCTGCTGCGCAACGAGACCGTGGACGAGGCGCCGGTGCTGCCGATCGACCCGGCGGTGTCGACGGTGGCCGTGATCGGGGAGAACGCCACGATCCCCGCGGTGCAGGGCGGGGGTTCCTCGCACGTGAGCCCGCCGCACGTGGTGACCCCGCTGGACGGGCTGCGCGCCGCGCTGCCCGACGCGGAGGTGGTGTACCGGCGCGGGGTCCGGCACCGGCGGTTGCTCGACCTGATCGCCCCGGAGGAGGCGTTCGACCCGGACGGGGAGGGCACCGGCGTCCGCGTCGACTTCCTGGACGGCGACGGAGCGGTGCTCGGCAGTGAGCTCCGCGGCACCGACCGGCTGCTGTGGTCGTCCGGGCTGCCGCACGGCGCGGCGAGGGTGCGGCTGCGGGTGCACCTGCGCGCCGAGGTCGGCGAGCACGTGTTCGGCGTCAACGGGACCGGGCACTTCCGGGCGGAGATCGCGGGACGGGACGTGCTCGAGGCGGACGTGGCCCGCACGGAGGAGATCACCGACCCGATGGGGGACATGCTGGAGCCGCCGGAGCAGCGGTTCAACGTGGTGCTGGTCGAGTCGGACCTCGACGACTCCGGTCGCGCGTCGCTGACCGTGGAGTACACCCCGCGGAGCACCGAGGGCCTGGTGGCGGTCGGCCTCGGCCACCGCGCGCAGGAGTGGGACGACGCCAGCGAGCTCGCGGCGGCCGTCGACGCCGCGCGCGAGGCCGACGTCGCGGTGGTGGTGGTCGGCACCAACGACGAGGTCGAGACCGAGGGGCGCGACCGCACCTCGCTGGACCTGCCGGGTGCGCAGGACGCCCTGGTCCGCGAAGTGCTGGCGGTGAACCCCCGGACCGTGGTGGTGGTCAACGCCGGGGCGCCGGTGCTCATGCCGTGGAGCGACACCGCGCCGGCGGTGCTGTGGACGTGGTTCGGCAGCCAGGAGTACGGCGACGCGCTCGCGGACGTCCTGCTGGGGCGGGCGGAGCCCGGCGGCCGGTTGCCGACCACCTTCCCCGCGGCGCTGGCCGACGTGCCGGTGCCGCTGCCCGCGGTGCAACCGGTGGACGGCGAACTCCGCTACGAGGAGGGCACGTCGGTGGGCTACCGCGCCTACCGGGACCGCGGCGTGACGCCGGCGTTCTGCTTCGGGCACGGGCTCGGCTACACCACGTGGGAGTACCTGGCGGCCGAGGTCGACGGGGACGTGGTGCGGGTCGCGCTGCGCAACACCGGTGAGCGGGCGGGCCGCGAGGTCGTCCAGGTCTACGCCGCGGACCCGGTGCGGCTGGCGGGTTTCGCGGTGGTCGAGGCGGAGGCGGGCGCCGAGGTCTCGGTGGACGTGGAGGTCGAGCCGGGGACCGGCGAGCTGCGCGTCGGACGCAGCGTCGAGGACCTGCGCCTGGTCGTCCCGCGCTGA
- a CDS encoding ribonucleoside-diphosphate reductase subunit alpha yields MTATLDNWTEVSTAVHQACAGLPGVSAEAVLDEVRRTGYAGMSDDELSLAQVMAARTLIETEPNYSQVTARLLLGRMRRDALRFLGVAPDADYPDLFAAHVRRGVELQQLDPELAGFDLDRLGRALVPERDLQFGFLGLQTLYDRYFLHEGGVRYELPQAFFMRVAMGLALREDDREARAVEFYDLLSSFDFMCSTPTLFNAGTTRPQLSSCFLTTVDDDLSSIFHSISNNALLSKYAGGLGNDWTPVRGIGAHIKGTNGTSQGVVPFLKIANDTAVAVNQGGKRKGAVCAYLETWHIDVEEFLDLRKNTGDDRRRTHDMNTANWVPDEFLRRVEADEQWTLFSPDEVPDLHDLYGTAFAERYRAYERAADRGEITVVKRVRAVDLWRRMLTMLFETGHPWITFKDPCNLRSPQQHTGVVHSSNLCTEITLNTSTDEVAVCNLGSINLARHVTPEGIDAEKLERTTRTAVRMLDNVIDINFYTIPEARRSNLRHRPIGLGLMGFADALFTLRVPPASRAAVEFADRSTELISYHAISASSRLAVERGRYETFEGSLWSRGVLPLDSLELLAEARGGDVDLDRSSTLDWDALRERVVRDGMRNSNVMAIAPTATIANICGVNQSIEPVYRNLYVKANMSGDFTVVNPHLVADLKRAGLWDEQMVADLKLHDGSLLPIERIPQELKELYATAFEIEPRWLVEAAARRQKWIDQAQSLNLYVASPSGRKLDELYRQAWRSGLKTTYYLRSTSATHVEKSTLRGTDGRLNAVPTAVPASACSVDDPDCEACQ; encoded by the coding sequence GTGACGGCGACACTCGACAACTGGACCGAGGTGTCCACCGCGGTCCACCAGGCCTGCGCCGGACTGCCCGGCGTGTCCGCCGAAGCCGTGCTCGACGAGGTGCGGCGCACCGGCTACGCGGGGATGAGCGACGACGAGCTGTCGCTGGCCCAGGTCATGGCGGCCCGCACCCTGATCGAGACCGAACCGAACTACTCGCAGGTCACCGCGCGCCTGCTGCTGGGCCGGATGCGCCGCGACGCGCTGCGGTTCCTCGGCGTCGCCCCGGACGCCGACTACCCGGACCTCTTCGCCGCGCACGTGCGCCGCGGGGTCGAGCTGCAGCAGCTGGACCCGGAGCTGGCCGGGTTCGACCTCGACCGCCTGGGCCGCGCCCTGGTCCCCGAACGCGACCTGCAGTTCGGCTTCCTGGGCCTGCAGACGCTCTACGACCGGTACTTCCTGCACGAGGGCGGGGTGCGGTACGAGCTGCCGCAGGCGTTCTTCATGCGGGTGGCGATGGGCCTGGCACTGCGCGAGGACGACCGGGAGGCCCGCGCCGTCGAGTTCTACGACCTGCTGTCGTCGTTCGACTTCATGTGCTCGACGCCGACGCTGTTCAACGCCGGGACCACCCGGCCACAGCTGTCCTCCTGCTTCCTGACCACTGTGGACGACGACCTGTCCAGCATCTTCCACTCGATCAGCAACAACGCCCTGCTGTCGAAGTACGCCGGGGGCCTCGGCAACGACTGGACCCCGGTGCGCGGCATCGGCGCGCACATCAAGGGCACGAACGGCACGTCGCAGGGCGTGGTGCCGTTCCTGAAGATCGCCAACGACACGGCGGTGGCGGTCAACCAGGGCGGCAAGCGCAAGGGCGCGGTGTGCGCCTACCTGGAGACCTGGCACATCGACGTCGAGGAGTTCCTCGACCTGCGCAAGAACACCGGTGACGACCGGCGGCGCACGCACGACATGAACACCGCGAACTGGGTGCCGGACGAGTTCCTGCGCCGGGTCGAGGCCGACGAGCAGTGGACGCTGTTCTCCCCGGACGAGGTCCCGGACCTGCACGACCTCTACGGCACCGCGTTCGCCGAGCGCTACCGGGCCTACGAGCGGGCCGCCGACCGCGGTGAGATCACGGTCGTCAAGCGGGTCCGCGCGGTCGACCTGTGGCGGCGGATGCTGACCATGCTGTTCGAGACCGGGCACCCGTGGATCACCTTCAAGGACCCGTGCAACCTGCGGTCCCCGCAGCAGCACACCGGGGTGGTGCACTCCTCGAACCTGTGCACCGAGATCACGCTGAACACCAGCACCGACGAGGTCGCGGTGTGCAACCTCGGCTCGATCAACCTGGCCCGCCACGTCACGCCCGAGGGCATCGACGCCGAGAAGCTGGAGCGCACCACCCGCACCGCGGTGCGGATGCTGGACAACGTCATCGACATCAACTTCTACACGATCCCCGAGGCCCGGCGGTCCAACCTGCGGCACCGGCCGATCGGCCTGGGCCTCATGGGGTTCGCCGACGCGCTGTTCACCTTGCGCGTGCCGCCGGCCTCGCGGGCCGCGGTCGAGTTCGCCGACCGCAGCACGGAGCTGATCAGCTACCACGCGATCAGCGCGTCCAGCCGGCTGGCCGTCGAGCGCGGCCGGTACGAGACCTTCGAGGGGTCGCTGTGGAGCCGCGGCGTGCTGCCCCTCGATTCGCTGGAGCTGCTGGCGGAGGCGCGCGGCGGTGACGTCGACCTGGACCGGTCGTCCACACTGGACTGGGACGCGCTGCGCGAGCGCGTCGTCCGCGACGGCATGCGCAACTCCAACGTCATGGCCATCGCGCCGACCGCCACCATCGCCAACATCTGCGGCGTCAACCAGTCCATCGAGCCGGTCTACCGCAACCTCTACGTCAAGGCGAACATGTCCGGCGACTTCACCGTCGTCAACCCGCACCTGGTGGCCGACCTCAAGCGGGCCGGGCTCTGGGACGAGCAGATGGTCGCCGACCTGAAGCTGCACGACGGCAGCCTGCTGCCGATCGAGCGGATCCCGCAGGAGCTCAAGGAGCTCTACGCCACGGCGTTCGAGATCGAGCCGCGCTGGCTGGTGGAAGCCGCCGCGCGCAGGCAGAAGTGGATCGACCAGGCCCAGTCGCTGAACCTCTACGTCGCCTCCCCGAGCGGCCGCAAGCTCGACGAGCTCTACCGGCAGGCCTGGCGCTCGGGCCTGAAGACGACCTACTACCTGCGGTCGACCAGCGCCACCCACGTCGAGAAGAGCACCTTGCGCGGCACCGACGGCCGGCTCAACGCCGTCCCCACCGCGGTCCCGGCGAGCGCCTGCTCCGTCGACGACCCCGACTGCGAAGCCTGCCAGTGA
- a CDS encoding ribonucleotide-diphosphate reductase subunit beta produces MPTPQSSSPAGLGEIDRSGGRVDVSEKAMINARADVNQLLPLKYGWAWDKYLAGCHNHWMPTEVSMQADIALWKSPDGLSDDERLLLKRNLGFFATAESLVANNVVLAVYRHITNPECRQYLLRQAFEEAVHTHTFQYVCESLGLDEGELFNMYREIPSISDKDAWALQYTQSLEDPDFATGTTEADQAFLRDLVAFYVVFEGMWFYTGFAQVLALGRRNKMVGVAEQYQYILRDESIHLNFGIDCINQIKLENPHLWTAEFQAEVRQMLTEACELEIAYGRDTMPRGILGINADLCAQYMHFITNRRCDQLGLEPVFPETENPFPWMSEAMDLKKEKNFFETRVIEYQSGGSLTWD; encoded by the coding sequence ATGCCTACCCCGCAGTCCTCTTCCCCCGCAGGCCTCGGTGAGATCGACCGCTCCGGCGGGCGCGTCGACGTCAGCGAGAAGGCGATGATCAACGCCCGCGCCGACGTCAACCAGCTGCTGCCGCTGAAGTACGGCTGGGCCTGGGACAAGTACCTCGCCGGCTGCCACAACCACTGGATGCCCACCGAGGTCTCCATGCAGGCCGACATCGCGCTGTGGAAGTCCCCCGACGGGCTCAGCGACGACGAGCGCCTGCTGCTCAAGCGCAACCTCGGGTTCTTCGCCACCGCGGAATCGCTGGTGGCCAACAACGTCGTGCTGGCCGTCTACCGGCACATCACCAACCCCGAGTGCCGGCAGTACCTGCTGCGCCAGGCGTTCGAGGAAGCCGTGCACACCCACACGTTCCAGTACGTCTGCGAGAGCCTCGGCCTCGACGAGGGCGAGCTGTTCAACATGTACCGGGAGATCCCGTCGATCTCCGACAAGGACGCGTGGGCCCTGCAGTACACCCAGAGCCTGGAGGACCCGGACTTCGCCACCGGCACCACCGAGGCCGACCAGGCCTTCCTGCGCGACCTCGTGGCCTTCTACGTGGTCTTCGAGGGCATGTGGTTCTACACCGGGTTCGCGCAGGTCCTGGCGCTGGGCCGCCGCAACAAGATGGTCGGCGTCGCCGAGCAGTACCAGTACATCCTGCGCGACGAGTCGATCCACCTGAACTTCGGCATCGACTGCATCAACCAGATCAAGCTGGAGAACCCGCACCTGTGGACCGCGGAGTTCCAGGCCGAGGTGCGCCAGATGCTCACCGAGGCCTGCGAGCTGGAGATCGCCTACGGCCGCGACACCATGCCCCGCGGCATCCTCGGCATCAACGCCGACCTCTGCGCCCAGTACATGCACTTCATCACCAACCGCCGCTGCGACCAGCTCGGCCTGGAGCCGGTGTTCCCGGAGACCGAGAACCCGTTCCCCTGGATGTCGGAGGCCATGGACCTGAAGAAGGAGAAGAACTTCTTCGAGACCCGGGTCATCGAGTACCAGTCCGGCGGCTCGCTCACCTGGGACTGA
- the ilvD gene encoding dihydroxy-acid dehydratase, with translation MDGAELTRADLKPRSREVTEGLERAAARGMLRAVGMQDEDFGKPQIGVASSWNEITPCNLSLQRLGQAAKDGVHAAGGFPMEFGTISVSDGISMGHVGMHYSLVSREIIADSVETVVEAERLDGTVLLAGCDKSLPGMLMAAARLDLASVFVYAGSILPGRVDDREVTIIDAFEAVGACARGLISRAEVDRVERAICPGEGACGGMYTANTMACAAEALGMSMPGSASPPSVDRRRDAGARAAGRAVVGMLEKGLTARQVLTREAFENAIAVVMAFGGSTNAVLHLLAIAREAEVDLSLDDFNRIGDRVPHLADVKPFGRYVMSAVDRIGGVPVVMKALLDAGLLHGDCMTVTGRTVAENLDELRPPELDGEVLHQLSDPIHPTGGLTILRGSLAPDGAVVKSAGFDSARFDGTARVFDGEQGAMDAVEDGTLKPGDVVIIRYEGPRGGPGMREMLAVTGAIKGAGLGRDVLLVTDGRFSGGTTGLCIGHVAPEATDGGPIALVRDGDPIRLDLAARTLDLLVDDAEFQRRRAEWAPPPPRFRTGVLGKYAKLVGSAAEGAVCG, from the coding sequence GTGGATGGTGCAGAGCTCACCCGTGCTGACCTGAAGCCGCGGAGCCGCGAGGTCACCGAGGGACTGGAACGGGCTGCGGCACGCGGGATGCTGCGTGCCGTCGGCATGCAGGACGAGGACTTCGGCAAGCCGCAGATCGGGGTCGCGTCCTCCTGGAACGAGATCACCCCCTGCAACCTGTCCCTGCAGCGGCTCGGGCAGGCCGCGAAGGACGGGGTGCACGCGGCCGGCGGCTTCCCCATGGAGTTCGGCACCATCTCGGTGAGCGACGGCATCTCGATGGGGCACGTCGGGATGCACTACTCCCTGGTGTCCCGGGAGATCATCGCCGACTCGGTGGAGACCGTGGTGGAGGCCGAGCGGCTGGACGGCACCGTCCTGCTCGCGGGCTGCGACAAGAGCCTGCCGGGGATGCTGATGGCGGCGGCGCGGCTCGACCTCGCCTCGGTGTTCGTCTACGCCGGGTCGATCCTGCCAGGGCGGGTCGACGACCGCGAGGTGACGATCATCGACGCCTTCGAAGCGGTCGGCGCGTGCGCGCGCGGGCTGATCTCCCGGGCGGAGGTCGACCGCGTCGAGCGCGCCATCTGCCCTGGTGAAGGTGCCTGCGGCGGGATGTACACGGCGAACACGATGGCGTGCGCGGCGGAGGCGCTGGGCATGTCGATGCCCGGGTCGGCGAGCCCGCCGTCGGTGGACCGCCGCCGCGACGCCGGCGCGCGGGCCGCTGGGCGCGCGGTGGTCGGCATGCTGGAGAAGGGGCTCACGGCACGCCAGGTCCTCACCAGGGAGGCCTTCGAGAACGCGATCGCGGTCGTGATGGCGTTCGGCGGGTCGACCAACGCCGTGCTGCACCTGCTCGCGATCGCGCGCGAAGCCGAGGTCGACCTGTCGCTGGACGACTTCAACCGCATCGGCGACCGGGTGCCGCACCTGGCCGACGTCAAGCCCTTCGGTCGCTACGTGATGTCCGCGGTGGACCGCATCGGCGGCGTGCCGGTGGTGATGAAGGCGCTGCTGGACGCGGGCCTGCTGCACGGCGACTGCATGACGGTGACCGGGCGGACGGTCGCGGAGAACCTGGACGAGCTCCGTCCGCCGGAGCTCGACGGCGAGGTGCTGCACCAGCTGTCCGACCCGATCCACCCCACCGGCGGGCTGACCATCCTGCGCGGCTCGCTCGCCCCGGACGGTGCCGTGGTGAAGAGCGCGGGGTTCGACTCCGCGCGGTTCGACGGCACGGCACGGGTCTTCGACGGCGAGCAGGGCGCGATGGACGCGGTCGAGGACGGCACCCTGAAGCCCGGGGACGTGGTCATCATCCGCTACGAGGGCCCGCGCGGGGGTCCGGGCATGCGGGAGATGCTCGCGGTGACCGGGGCGATCAAGGGCGCCGGCCTGGGCAGGGACGTCCTGCTGGTCACCGACGGCCGGTTCTCCGGCGGGACGACGGGTCTCTGCATCGGGCACGTCGCCCCGGAAGCCACCGACGGCGGACCGATCGCGCTGGTGCGGGACGGCGACCCGATCCGGCTGGACCTGGCCGCCCGGACGCTGGACCTGCTCGTGGACGACGCGGAGTTCCAGCGACGGCGGGCGGAGTGGGCGCCGCCGCCACCGCGGTTCCGCACCGGTGTGCTGGGCAAGTACGCGAAGCTGGTCGGCTCGGCAGCCGAAGGCGCGGTCTGCGGCTGA
- a CDS encoding ABC transporter ATP-binding protein — translation MTDVLSFTDLRVRFHTEEGVTEAVRGVSFGVAPGEVLAVVGESGSGKSVTAMSALGLLPPTAEVTGRIELDGVALGEQDLRRVRGKDVAMVFQEPMTSLNPVFTIGWQLVEAIRLHRDTSAAQARERAVELLELVGIPDPERRLKHYPHQLSGGQRQRVVIAMALACEPKVLIADEPTTALDVTVQAEILALLRDLRERLGTTILLITHDMGVVADLADRVVVMYRGEVVEQAAVGDLFRAPQHEYTEALLAAVPKLEVGRREETEPAEPVLAVEDLVVSYGSHRAVDGVSLTIGRGEVLALVGESGSGKSTVGKCVARLLTPTEGRIVLNGQDISHLSARRLRPLRRGIGIVFQDPGSSLDPRMTIADSIAEPLRLHRVARGRELDDRVDALLEAVELGAAMRRRYPHELSGGQRQRVSIARALALEPELLIADEPTSALDVSVQDAVLELFQSLQARLRFSCLFISHDLAVVNLLARRVAVMHRGKVVEQGDRAQVLGDPQHAYTQRLLAAAPVPDPERQRARRLVG, via the coding sequence ATGACCGACGTGCTGTCCTTCACCGACCTGCGGGTGCGCTTCCACACCGAGGAGGGGGTCACCGAGGCCGTCCGGGGTGTCAGCTTCGGCGTCGCACCCGGCGAGGTGCTGGCCGTGGTCGGCGAGTCCGGCTCCGGCAAGAGCGTCACCGCGATGTCCGCGCTCGGCCTGCTCCCGCCCACCGCCGAGGTCACCGGACGCATCGAGCTCGACGGTGTCGCGCTGGGCGAGCAGGACCTGCGCCGGGTCCGCGGCAAGGACGTCGCGATGGTGTTCCAGGAGCCGATGACCTCGCTGAACCCGGTGTTCACCATCGGTTGGCAGCTCGTCGAGGCCATCCGCCTGCACCGGGACACCTCCGCCGCGCAGGCCCGGGAGCGCGCGGTGGAGCTGCTCGAGCTGGTCGGCATCCCGGACCCGGAGCGGCGGCTCAAGCACTACCCGCACCAGCTCTCCGGCGGGCAGCGGCAGCGCGTGGTGATCGCGATGGCGCTGGCCTGCGAGCCCAAGGTGCTCATCGCCGACGAGCCCACCACCGCGCTGGACGTGACGGTGCAGGCCGAGATCCTCGCGCTGCTGCGCGACCTGCGGGAGCGGTTGGGCACCACGATCCTGCTGATCACCCACGACATGGGCGTGGTCGCCGACCTCGCCGACCGGGTCGTGGTGATGTACCGCGGCGAGGTGGTCGAGCAGGCCGCGGTCGGCGACCTGTTCCGCGCCCCGCAGCACGAGTACACCGAAGCGCTGCTCGCGGCCGTGCCCAAGCTGGAGGTCGGGCGGCGCGAGGAGACCGAACCCGCCGAACCGGTGCTGGCCGTGGAGGACCTGGTGGTCAGCTACGGCAGCCACCGCGCGGTGGACGGCGTGTCGCTGACCATCGGCCGCGGGGAGGTCCTGGCGCTGGTCGGCGAGTCCGGGTCGGGCAAGTCCACCGTGGGCAAGTGCGTCGCCCGCCTGCTCACCCCGACCGAGGGCCGGATCGTGCTGAACGGCCAGGACATCAGCCACCTGTCGGCCCGTCGGCTGCGCCCGCTGCGGCGTGGCATCGGCATCGTCTTCCAGGACCCGGGCTCGTCGCTGGACCCGCGGATGACCATCGCGGACAGCATCGCCGAGCCGCTGCGCCTGCACCGCGTCGCCCGGGGACGGGAACTCGACGACCGCGTCGACGCCCTGCTGGAGGCGGTCGAGCTGGGGGCCGCGATGCGCCGGCGCTACCCGCACGAACTCTCCGGTGGTCAGCGGCAGCGCGTGAGCATCGCGCGGGCGTTGGCGCTGGAGCCGGAACTGCTGATCGCCGACGAACCGACCAGCGCGCTGGACGTCTCGGTGCAGGACGCGGTGCTGGAGCTGTTCCAGTCGTTGCAGGCCCGGTTGCGCTTCAGCTGCTTGTTCATCAGCCACGACCTGGCCGTGGTGAACCTGCTCGCGCGCCGGGTGGCCGTCATGCACCGCGGGAAGGTCGTGGAGCAGGGCGACCGGGCGCAGGTGCTCGGCGACCCGCAGCACGCGTACACGCAGCGGTTGCTGGCAGCGGCTCCGGTGCCGGACCCGGAGCGGCAGCGCGCACGCCGGCTGGTGGGGTGA
- a CDS encoding ABC transporter permease produces the protein MTLPVADLPRTSGSRRVLRRLLRHRTGVAGLVLSVLFVLVALTAPLIAPSDPAAVNFDDVLQQPSLAAPLGSDELGRDQLSRVFHGIRASIVVGVLSVLLAVVVAVPLGLVAGYYRGVVDSVVSRITDTLLAFPFLVLAVGLAAVLGASMVNAAIAIGLSQVPNLVRVVRGEALRLAGEDYVAASVAAGARGTTAMFRHILPNSVNALLVQVTVAVPQAIIGEALLSFLGLGVQPPTPSLGVMLSAAQTYFAQAPWLVVFPGIAVVLATLGFNLLGDGLRDALDPKGNR, from the coding sequence ATGACCCTGCCGGTGGCCGATCTGCCCCGCACGAGCGGGTCCCGCCGCGTGCTGCGCCGCCTGCTGCGGCACCGCACCGGCGTCGCCGGTCTCGTCCTCTCCGTGCTGTTCGTGCTGGTGGCGCTGACCGCTCCGCTGATCGCGCCGAGCGACCCGGCCGCGGTGAACTTCGACGACGTGCTGCAGCAGCCGTCGCTGGCCGCCCCGCTGGGCAGCGACGAGCTGGGCCGGGACCAGCTCTCCCGCGTCTTCCACGGCATCCGCGCCTCGATCGTGGTGGGCGTGCTGTCGGTGCTGCTCGCGGTGGTGGTGGCCGTGCCGCTGGGCCTGGTCGCCGGGTACTACCGCGGTGTCGTCGACTCCGTCGTCTCCCGCATCACCGACACCCTGCTGGCCTTCCCGTTCCTGGTGCTGGCGGTCGGGCTGGCGGCGGTGCTCGGCGCGTCGATGGTGAACGCCGCCATCGCGATCGGCCTGTCCCAGGTGCCGAACCTGGTCCGGGTCGTCCGCGGGGAGGCGCTGCGGCTGGCCGGCGAGGACTACGTGGCCGCCAGCGTCGCAGCCGGGGCGCGCGGCACCACGGCGATGTTCCGGCACATCCTGCCGAACTCGGTGAACGCGCTGCTGGTGCAGGTCACGGTGGCCGTCCCGCAGGCGATCATCGGCGAGGCGCTGCTGTCCTTCCTCGGCCTCGGCGTGCAACCGCCCACCCCGTCGCTGGGCGTGATGCTCTCCGCCGCGCAGACCTACTTCGCGCAGGCCCCGTGGCTGGTGGTCTTCCCGGGCATCGCGGTGGTGCTCGCCACCCTCGGCTTCAACCTGCTCGGCGACGGCCTGCGGGACGCCCTGGACCCGAAGGGGAACCGATGA